A region from the Manihot esculenta cultivar AM560-2 chromosome 13, M.esculenta_v8, whole genome shotgun sequence genome encodes:
- the LOC110628988 gene encoding uncharacterized protein LOC110628988 translates to MLRSSCRISCGESAFFFSNIWNYSNQSLLHPANKCFTVRSEICNHSSRRYSSHFNSPPKLQSGETYSILQSSGLQHWFKNWKEQRKDKLTASTFGGAIGFWPRRRVQLWLEKIGAIEPFSGNLATCWNNIKEEEALERYKLITGNTVLFPEFQIYGKKNSEDDWLAASPDGVVDSVVYGLPCRGVLEIKCPFFNGDMSKATPWKRIPLYCIPQAQGLMEILDRDWMDFYVWTPRGSSLFRLYRDAEYWDVLKIALSDFWLKHVQPAREICRKSVITNPLTELTLFKPAPRHEYCRYIVYESKHIVDSSRLLIREINGELQNTWT, encoded by the exons ATGCTTCGATCTTCCTGCAGGATTTCCTG TGGGGAATCGGCATTTTTTTTCTCCAACATCTGGAACTACTCAAACCAGAGCTTATTACATCCAGCAAACAAGTGTTTCACTGTCCGTTCTGAGATCTGCAATCATTCCTCTAGAAGATATTCAAGCCATTTTAACTCTCCTCCTAAATTACAATCTGGTGAAACTTATTCAATTCTTCAGTCTAGTGGTCTTCAGCACTGGTTTAAAAACTGGAAGGAGCAAAGAAAGGATAAACTGACAGCAAGCACTTTTGGTGGGGCTATTGGCTTTTGGCCTAGACGAAGAGTTCAACTTTGGTTAGAGAAAATTGGTGCAATAGAACCATTTTCTGGTAACTTGGCCACTTGTTGGAACAACATCAAAGAGGAGGAAGCACTTGAAAGATACAAGCTTATTACTGGAAATACAGTTTTATTTCCTGAATTTCAGATCTATGGTAAGAAGAACTCAGAAGATGATTGGCTAGCAGCTTCACCTGATGGGGTGGTTGATAGTGTAGTTTATGGTTTGCCTTGCCGAGGAGTTCTGGAAATAAAGTGTCCTTTTTTTAATGGAGATATGAGCAAAGCCACACCTTGGAAACGGATTCCCCTTTACTGTATTCCCCAAGCTCAGGGTTTAATGGAAATACTGGATAGAGATTGGATGGATTTCTATGTTTGGACTCCTCGAGGGAGTAGTCTATTCAGGTTATATCGAGATGCAGAATACTGGGATGTTCTCAAAATAGCACTTTCTGATTTTTGGTTGAAGCACGTCCAACCAGCAAGGGAGATATGCAGGAAATCTGTGATAACGAATCCCCTCACTGAACTAACATTGTTCAAGCCTGCTCCTAGGCATGAATATTGTAGATATATAGTTTATGAAAGCAAACACATTGTTGATAGTTCCAGGTTATTGATTCGTGAAATTAATGGGGAACTACAAAACACATGGACCTAG